In Malus sylvestris chromosome 15, drMalSylv7.2, whole genome shotgun sequence, a single genomic region encodes these proteins:
- the LOC126601894 gene encoding probable jasmonic acid carboxyl methyltransferase 2 — MEVLQVLHMNQGNGETSYAQNSTVQGKILSIAKPIIDEAVQKLLCSNIAAIGSMGIADLGCSSGPNAFLVISEIIDAIHATHSSSSSSTEFRVFLNDLFSNDFNTIFMSLPAFYNQLKKEKGDRFESFFISAVPGSFYGRLFPAKSLHFVHSSSSLHWLSQVPPGLDCQAGGKALNKGKIYISKTSPQCVLDAYSLQFHKDFSLFLKSRAEEIVGGGRMVLSLMGRSSSDPSTQESCYQWELLAHALMSMVLEGLIEEEKVDSFNAPYYAPSEEQLKLELENEGSFTVDRLEAFEIDWDGGAEISVVTSGQRVAKTIRAVVESMIESHFGKDIMDDLFRRYAELVADHLSKSRTKYINLVLSVIRKN; from the exons ATGGAGGTGCTGCAAGTACTTCACATGAACCAAGGGAACGGCGAGACTAGTTATGCTCAAAACTCTACAGTTCAG GGAAAAATATTATCTATAGCAAAGCCAATCATTGATGAAGCTGTACAAAAATTGTTGTGCTCAAATATAGCAGCAATTGGGAGCATGGGAATAGCCGATTTGGGTTGCTCATCTGGACCAAACGCCTTCCTAGTTATCTCTGAGATAATTGATGCCATACATGCCACACATAGCAGCTCATCATCATCCACAGAGTTTAGAGTGTTTCTAAACGACCTCTTTAGCAACGACTTCAACACCATTTTTATGTCACTCCCGGCATTCTACAACCAactgaagaaagaaaaaggtgaCAGATTCGAGTCTTTCTTTATCTCCGCTGTGCCGGGCTCGTTTTACGGCAGATTGTTTCCGGCCAAGAGTCTGCATTTCGTGCACTCCTCTTCTAGTCTTCATTGGCTCTCTCAGGTCCCTCCTGGCCTGGATTGCCAGGCAGGTGGCAAAGCGTTGAACAAAGGAAAGATCTACATATCTAAGACCAGCCCCCAATGCGTTTTGGATGCATATTCACTTCAATTTCACAAGGACTTTTCGTTATTTCTCAAGTCCCGAGCCGAAGAAATAGTTGGTGGAGGACGAATGGTACTGTCACTCATGGGCAGGTCGTCCTCTGACCCATCAACTCAAGAGAGCTGCTACCAGTGGGAACTCCTAGCTCATGCATTAATGAGCATGGTTTTAGAG GGCCTCATTGAAGAGGAAAAGGTTGATTCCTTCAACGCTCCATACTATGCCCCAAGTGAAGAGCAACTGAAATTGGAGTTAGAAAATGAAGGATCATTTACGGTGGACCGCCTTGAAGCCTTTGAAATTGATTGGGATGGTGGTGCAGAGATATCCGTTGTAACCAGTGGACAGCGAGTGGCCAAGACCATAAGAGCTGTGGTTGAGTCGATGATCGAATCTCATTTCGGAAAAGATATCATGGATGATCTATTTCGTCGGTACGCCGAGCTCGTCGCGGATCACTTATCAAAATCTAGAACCAAGTACATCAATTTGGTTTTGTCGGTCATTAGAAAGAACtga